The following proteins are co-located in the Sphingomonas morindae genome:
- a CDS encoding GntR family transcriptional regulator — protein MPNPSFSLHDVTDFPLVRFRSEAADPGYGPAWCAEMDALLEGRARFVLIYPKAERDEAHEDRKARGVWLKQNKDQLVGVCLALIVVEPDPARRAELEAMLPNLVRAFGTPQVATASTEDAQTLARRLLAEEVLDAR, from the coding sequence GTGCCCAATCCGAGCTTCTCTCTCCATGACGTCACAGATTTCCCGCTGGTGCGGTTCCGCAGCGAGGCCGCCGATCCCGGCTATGGTCCCGCCTGGTGTGCGGAAATGGATGCGCTCCTCGAGGGCAGGGCGCGTTTTGTGCTGATCTATCCCAAGGCCGAGCGCGACGAGGCCCATGAAGACCGGAAGGCCCGCGGTGTCTGGTTGAAGCAGAACAAGGATCAACTCGTCGGGGTATGTCTGGCTTTGATCGTCGTTGAGCCCGACCCCGCGCGGCGCGCCGAACTGGAAGCTATGCTCCCCAACTTGGTGCGAGCCTTCGGCACGCCACAGGTCGCGACTGCCTCGACGGAAGATGCGCAGACCTTGGCGCGCCGCCTGCTCGCGGAGGAAGTGCTCGACGCCCGTTAA